The following coding sequences are from one Paenibacillus stellifer window:
- a CDS encoding selenium metabolism-associated LysR family transcriptional regulator, with product MNFHQLHIFYKVSEKGSFSAAAQALHMTQPAVTMQVQALEDYFGAKLFNRSTKKIILSDAGRTLLPFAVRSIELMRQTDQAMAAYTHMLEGRLLLGSSLTIGEYVLPRLLAPFGKAYPNISVMLKIMNTTQIMEEITKHQLNFGLIEAEVRHPDMEIEPVMEDELKLIVPHDHQLADRSEVTLSEALEYPFVLREQGSGTRRVMEEQVLDRGIDLGGLQVEMELGSTGAVKSAVEAGLGITMLSPSTVRHEAALGLLKIINISDASFKRQFYAIRLKSTLLPIHAVTFLNFLRQHAGE from the coding sequence TTGAATTTTCATCAACTGCATATTTTCTATAAGGTATCCGAGAAGGGCAGCTTCTCCGCCGCGGCGCAGGCGCTGCATATGACCCAGCCCGCCGTGACCATGCAGGTGCAGGCGCTGGAGGACTACTTCGGCGCCAAGCTGTTTAACCGGTCCACCAAGAAAATCATATTGTCCGACGCGGGCCGCACCTTGCTGCCTTTTGCGGTGCGGAGCATTGAGTTGATGCGTCAGACCGACCAGGCGATGGCAGCCTACACCCATATGCTGGAGGGCCGCCTGCTGCTCGGTTCAAGCCTTACGATCGGCGAATATGTGCTGCCAAGGCTGCTTGCCCCATTCGGTAAAGCTTATCCGAATATTTCGGTTATGCTGAAGATCATGAACACGACGCAGATTATGGAAGAAATTACGAAGCATCAGCTCAATTTCGGCTTGATTGAGGCGGAGGTCCGCCATCCCGATATGGAAATCGAGCCCGTTATGGAGGATGAGCTGAAGCTGATCGTGCCGCATGATCACCAGCTTGCAGACAGAAGCGAGGTCACGCTCTCGGAGGCGCTTGAATATCCCTTTGTACTCAGAGAGCAGGGCTCGGGGACGCGGCGTGTGATGGAGGAACAGGTGCTTGACCGGGGGATTGATCTCGGAGGTCTTCAGGTCGAGATGGAGCTGGGCAGCACGGGCGCGGTTAAATCCGCTGTGGAGGCGGGTCTCGGCATTACGATGCTGTCTCCGTCCACAGTGCGGCATGAGGCGGCGCTCGGTCTGCTGAAAATTATCAATATCTCCGACGCGTCATTCAAAAGACAGTTCTATGCTATCCGGCTGAAATCCACCCTGCTGCCGATCCATGCGGTCACGTTTCTGAACTTTCTTCGGCAGCATGCCGGAGAATAA
- a CDS encoding GNAT family N-acetyltransferase: MAVRLQGERVILRDITAGDIPDLYYHYHESPDREHLKWNGPYQELDWVSLMDFAKDYEDLLLTARTHQPRSRLIIEIDGKVRGTVGRYWVSEVTNWFEIGIVIYDSNYWSGGYGTEAFRMWMNYLFTELDTVRLGIGTWSGNERMMRLAAKCGMKEEARVRKARIVRGEYYDAIKMGILREEWESMPFARNGVGQA, from the coding sequence ATGGCAGTTCGTTTGCAGGGAGAGAGGGTCATTCTGCGGGATATAACGGCAGGTGATATTCCGGATCTGTATTACCACTACCATGAATCTCCGGACAGGGAACACCTCAAATGGAACGGCCCTTATCAGGAGCTGGACTGGGTCAGCCTAATGGATTTTGCCAAGGATTATGAAGATCTGCTGCTTACTGCCCGTACGCATCAACCCCGAAGCAGGCTGATTATTGAAATCGACGGCAAGGTCAGAGGGACGGTCGGCCGATACTGGGTGTCAGAGGTTACGAACTGGTTCGAGATCGGCATCGTGATTTATGACTCGAACTATTGGTCTGGAGGTTACGGAACGGAAGCGTTCCGGATGTGGATGAATTATTTGTTCACGGAATTGGACACCGTGCGGCTCGGCATCGGAACCTGGTCGGGCAACGAGCGCATGATGCGCCTGGCCGCCAAATGCGGCATGAAGGAAGAGGCCCGCGTGCGCAAGGCGCGGATCGTACGGGGAGAATATTACGATGCAATCAAGATGGGTATTCTCCGTGAGGAATGGGAATCCATGCCATTTGCGAGAAATGGAGTTGGACAAGCATGA
- a CDS encoding PHP domain-containing protein, with the protein MTEQAGNSLQPQAPGRCDLHSHTFASDGMQPSAENVRIAAERNLSAVAITDHDTVSGLNEALEAGKQYGITVVPGVEISTRAGGKDIHVLGYYIDYENGVLLERLASLRDTRTARNEAIIAKLRSFGIDITVESVVKGIGREMKQGESVGRPHIADELVRLGAASDMRDAFDKYLAEGAPAFVSPPRITPEEACRWIGEAKGRAVLAHPGLYGDDELVREILSSGGFAGIEAYHSDHGPADVERYLKLAEEFGLLVTGGSDFHGARSGVIFHGDLGSVTVDAGVLDKLKP; encoded by the coding sequence ATGACGGAACAAGCGGGGAACAGCTTACAGCCGCAAGCTCCGGGACGCTGCGATCTGCACAGTCATACATTCGCTTCAGACGGCATGCAGCCGTCGGCGGAAAATGTGCGGATCGCTGCGGAGCGTAACTTGAGCGCAGTTGCCATCACGGACCATGATACGGTCTCCGGGCTGAACGAAGCGCTAGAAGCCGGTAAGCAGTACGGAATTACGGTCGTCCCTGGCGTCGAAATCAGCACCCGTGCTGGCGGAAAAGATATTCATGTGCTCGGCTATTACATCGACTATGAGAACGGAGTGCTGCTGGAACGGCTTGCTTCGCTCCGCGATACCCGCACAGCGCGCAATGAAGCCATCATCGCCAAATTGCGAAGCTTCGGCATCGACATCACCGTGGAATCGGTCGTGAAAGGAATCGGCCGGGAGATGAAGCAGGGCGAGAGCGTCGGCAGACCGCATATCGCCGACGAGCTTGTCCGCCTCGGCGCGGCATCTGACATGCGGGACGCGTTCGACAAGTATTTGGCCGAGGGGGCGCCTGCCTTCGTGTCGCCGCCTCGCATTACTCCAGAGGAGGCGTGCCGATGGATCGGCGAAGCGAAAGGACGGGCGGTGCTGGCGCATCCGGGACTCTACGGAGACGATGAGCTTGTCCGGGAAATTCTGTCGTCCGGCGGATTCGCCGGCATTGAAGCCTATCATTCGGATCACGGCCCAGCCGATGTAGAGCGGTATCTGAAGCTGGCTGAAGAGTTTGGCCTGCTGGTTACAGGCGGTTCGGATTTTCACGGTGCGCGCAGTGGCGTCATCTTTCATGGCGATCTCGGCAGCGTGACAGTGGACGCCGGGGTGCTGGACAAGCTGAAGCCTTGA
- a CDS encoding Rqc2 family fibronectin-binding protein, translating into MALDGIVTRAIVSELQATVGQRISKIYQPGDHDLVFTLRGAGGGGKLILSANPTYPRVHFTDRSTPNPPEAPMFCMLMRKHCEGGVIEAVTQVGMERIIYIDIRQRDELGDLSSKKIIIELMGRHSNIILTDSAAGTIIDGIHHVTPAISSYRIVMPGFAYTQPPEQHKRSPLEITTSEFIELVLDAENKPAEPVDLILNETESPKPAPKLPSKDPVGWIVETFSGVSPLIAQEIVHRARTDRKGEAAEGGLSGTPAESGFGSTRAQELADAFESVMEPVRSGRFAPVTGTNAKGKLIFSAIPLTLLEGTVKQYESISACMEDYFGDKAERDTVKQKVSDLIRFLTNERSKNIKKLDNLQSDLDEAADAEDYRIKGELLFASLHMLSKGDKEARLTNYYDENQGEIAISLDPLLSPSDNAQRYFKKYNKYKNSLSVIEEQLEKTQEEIAYMEGLLQQLDHASLNDIEEIREELVAGGYLRERGKKGKKKKKPTRPTLQVFTSSEGVEIYVGKNNLQNEYLTNRLSGPNDTWLHTKDIPGSHVVIRSEKFSEATLSEAAQLAAYFSQAKHSSRVPVDTTLIRHVRKPSGSKPGFVIYDHQRTLFITPDESVVKGLSSTLKN; encoded by the coding sequence ATGGCACTTGACGGCATCGTGACCCGGGCGATCGTATCCGAGCTTCAGGCCACCGTTGGCCAGCGGATCAGCAAAATATATCAGCCCGGCGATCATGATCTTGTTTTTACACTTAGAGGCGCGGGCGGAGGCGGCAAGCTGATTTTGTCGGCGAATCCGACCTATCCCCGCGTTCATTTCACGGACCGGAGCACGCCGAATCCGCCGGAAGCTCCGATGTTCTGCATGCTGATGCGCAAGCACTGCGAAGGGGGCGTCATTGAAGCCGTAACTCAGGTCGGGATGGAACGTATCATTTATATCGACATCCGGCAGCGCGACGAGCTTGGAGATCTTTCGTCCAAAAAAATCATCATCGAACTCATGGGCCGCCACAGCAACATTATCTTGACGGACAGCGCAGCAGGCACGATCATCGACGGCATTCATCATGTGACCCCGGCCATCAGCAGCTACCGGATCGTCATGCCCGGCTTCGCCTATACACAGCCGCCTGAGCAGCACAAGCGCAGTCCGCTTGAGATAACAACCAGTGAATTCATAGAGCTCGTACTTGATGCGGAAAATAAGCCGGCCGAACCGGTCGATTTAATTTTAAATGAAACGGAATCCCCAAAACCGGCGCCCAAGCTCCCATCAAAGGACCCGGTCGGCTGGATCGTCGAAACCTTCAGCGGCGTCAGCCCGCTAATCGCCCAGGAAATCGTCCATCGCGCGCGAACGGACCGGAAAGGCGAAGCTGCAGAAGGCGGGCTGAGCGGCACTCCGGCTGAATCCGGGTTTGGCAGTACCCGCGCCCAGGAGCTCGCCGATGCCTTCGAATCGGTCATGGAGCCGGTCCGTTCCGGCCGCTTCGCTCCGGTGACCGGTACGAACGCGAAGGGGAAGTTAATCTTCTCCGCGATTCCGCTGACGCTGCTGGAGGGCACAGTGAAGCAGTACGAGTCGATCAGCGCCTGCATGGAGGATTATTTCGGCGACAAAGCAGAAAGGGATACCGTCAAGCAGAAGGTGAGCGATCTCATCCGCTTCCTGACCAATGAGCGGAGCAAAAACATCAAGAAGCTGGACAATCTGCAGAGCGATCTGGACGAAGCGGCGGACGCCGAGGATTACCGGATCAAGGGCGAGCTGTTGTTCGCTTCGCTGCACATGCTGTCCAAGGGAGACAAGGAAGCAAGATTGACCAACTACTATGACGAGAACCAGGGCGAAATTGCCATATCGCTTGATCCGCTCCTGTCTCCATCCGATAACGCACAGCGCTATTTCAAGAAATACAACAAATACAAGAACAGCCTGTCGGTGATCGAGGAGCAGCTTGAGAAGACCCAGGAGGAAATCGCGTACATGGAAGGCCTCCTTCAGCAGCTGGATCACGCTTCCCTGAATGATATTGAGGAAATCCGGGAAGAACTCGTTGCCGGAGGCTACCTGCGCGAGCGTGGCAAGAAGGGCAAGAAAAAAAAGAAGCCGACCCGTCCAACGCTCCAGGTCTTCACTTCTTCCGAAGGCGTAGAGATCTATGTCGGCAAGAACAACCTGCAGAACGAATATTTGACGAACCGGCTGTCCGGGCCCAATGACACCTGGCTGCATACGAAGGATATTCCCGGCTCTCACGTTGTAATCCGCAGCGAGAAGTTCAGCGAAGCGACGCTGAGCGAAGCCGCTCAACTGGCCGCCTATTTCAGCCAGGCCAAGCATTCCAGCAGAGTTCCGGTCGATACGACTCTAATCCGGCATGTCCGCAAGCCGAGCGGTTCGAAACCCGGCTTCGTCATTTACGACCATCAGCGGACGTTGTTCATCACCCCTGACGAGTCGGTGGTCAAGGGTCTGTCCAGTACGCTCAAGAACTGA
- a CDS encoding calcium-translocating P-type ATPase, SERCA-type produces MEQKSWHRLSSEELLKTFAVSPQQGLGPEEAEARLKEHGPNELSEGERISPLTILLNQFKDFMVLVLMGATLVSGLLGEYLDAITIVAIIVLNGILGFVQEFRAERSLRALKQLSAPSAKALRSGSVEHIPASQLVPGDIVLLESGDRVPADIRWLECSALTCEESALTGESLPVSKHADPIPAEEVPVGDQKNIGFMGTMVTRGTGRAIVVRTGMNTEMGTIADLIQSTDSQETPLQRRLEQLGKILIYLSLALTVVVVLAGILHGQPAVSMFLAGVSLAVAAIPEGLPAIVTIALALGVQRMIKRNAIVRKLPSVETLGCASVICSDKTGTLTQNKMTVTRVWNGGRALEVTGEGYAPTGAVLDRGKPADMKHDPSLRRLLQIGALCNNAEIYETAATQGPAKKKGKAKGKEEHPETGSSGIRVWELKGDPTEGALVTLAAKMGLTTSTLAASYTRDKEFPFDSERKLMSVIVSHAGGRTICTKGAPDVLLSRCSYMLWEGQVVPCTPTLRQKALDANEAMASDALRVLGLAYRELRTGEQPDSDKEAESQLIFAGLAGMIDPPRREVRDAISVTRRAGIKTVMITGDHGTTAEAIAHQLGILQRGGKVLTGSQLTRMDDDALDKVSDDVSVYARVSPEHKLRIVKSLQRKGHVVAMTGDGVNDAPAIKAADIGIAMGITGTDVTKEASALILGDDNFSTIVAAIEEGRSIYENIRKFIRYLLASNVGEILTMFFAMLIGLPLPLVPIQILWVNLVTDGLPAMALGVDQPEKDLMEHKPRGAKENIFARRLGWKIVSRGLLIGLCTLAAFWLTLRSAPNDPAQLVQAQSVAFATLVMAQLIHVFDCRSSRSVFHRNPFQNRALVLAVLSSVLLMLAVMYIPALQPVFKTVPLGFRDWALTIVAAGIPTFVMGAGSVWGGKRSRKRTRSGGSGGGSSMLKSTKISA; encoded by the coding sequence ATGGAACAAAAAAGTTGGCACAGGCTCAGCAGCGAGGAGCTGCTGAAAACATTCGCGGTGTCGCCGCAGCAGGGGCTTGGGCCGGAGGAGGCTGAAGCCAGACTTAAGGAGCACGGTCCCAATGAATTGTCGGAAGGTGAACGAATTTCTCCGCTTACGATTCTGCTCAATCAGTTCAAGGATTTCATGGTCCTTGTGCTCATGGGGGCGACGCTGGTGTCCGGGCTTCTCGGTGAATACCTGGATGCCATTACGATCGTCGCCATCATCGTGCTGAACGGCATACTGGGCTTCGTTCAGGAATTTCGGGCGGAGCGGTCGCTGAGGGCGCTCAAGCAATTGTCGGCGCCCTCGGCCAAAGCGTTGCGTAGCGGAAGTGTGGAGCACATCCCGGCCAGCCAGCTTGTGCCGGGCGACATCGTCCTGCTTGAGAGCGGAGACCGGGTGCCTGCCGACATCCGCTGGCTGGAATGCAGCGCGCTGACATGCGAGGAATCGGCGCTGACCGGAGAGTCGCTGCCGGTCTCGAAGCACGCTGACCCGATTCCTGCCGAAGAGGTGCCGGTCGGCGATCAGAAGAATATCGGCTTCATGGGCACGATGGTAACGCGCGGGACCGGGCGGGCCATTGTCGTCCGCACCGGCATGAACACGGAGATGGGCACAATCGCCGATCTCATCCAGAGCACCGACAGCCAGGAGACACCGCTTCAGCGCCGCCTGGAACAACTCGGTAAAATCCTGATTTATTTATCGCTGGCACTCACCGTCGTCGTTGTGCTTGCGGGCATTCTGCACGGCCAGCCAGCGGTCTCCATGTTCCTGGCGGGCGTCAGCCTGGCTGTGGCAGCGATCCCGGAAGGGCTGCCCGCCATCGTCACGATCGCTTTAGCCTTAGGCGTCCAGCGGATGATCAAGCGGAACGCGATCGTCCGGAAGCTGCCTTCGGTCGAGACACTGGGCTGCGCATCAGTTATCTGTTCCGACAAGACGGGCACGCTGACCCAGAACAAGATGACCGTAACCCGCGTCTGGAACGGCGGACGCGCGCTTGAGGTTACAGGCGAGGGATACGCTCCGACCGGAGCGGTGCTGGACAGGGGCAAGCCTGCGGATATGAAGCATGACCCCAGTCTCCGCCGGCTGCTGCAGATCGGCGCCTTATGCAATAACGCCGAGATCTACGAGACGGCTGCAACACAGGGGCCGGCCAAGAAGAAAGGGAAAGCCAAGGGCAAGGAGGAGCATCCGGAGACGGGTTCATCCGGAATCCGGGTCTGGGAGCTGAAGGGCGATCCGACAGAAGGCGCGCTTGTCACCTTGGCTGCTAAAATGGGACTGACAACTTCAACTTTGGCCGCCTCCTACACCCGGGATAAGGAATTTCCGTTCGATTCCGAGCGCAAGCTGATGTCCGTCATCGTCAGCCACGCGGGCGGGCGCACCATCTGCACGAAGGGAGCGCCGGATGTGCTGCTGAGCCGCTGCTCCTATATGCTGTGGGAGGGACAGGTCGTCCCCTGCACGCCTACGCTGCGGCAGAAGGCGCTCGACGCCAACGAAGCGATGGCTTCGGATGCGCTGCGCGTGCTCGGCCTGGCATACCGGGAACTGAGAACGGGAGAACAGCCGGATTCGGACAAGGAGGCCGAGAGCCAGCTGATCTTCGCGGGTCTGGCCGGGATGATCGACCCGCCGCGGCGGGAAGTCCGGGATGCCATCAGCGTTACCCGCCGGGCGGGGATCAAGACGGTGATGATTACCGGCGACCACGGCACCACCGCCGAAGCCATCGCCCATCAGCTGGGCATTCTTCAGCGCGGAGGCAAGGTGCTGACGGGCAGCCAGCTGACGCGGATGGACGACGACGCGCTCGACAAGGTCTCGGATGACGTCTCCGTCTATGCCCGCGTCTCGCCCGAGCACAAGCTGCGCATCGTGAAGTCGCTGCAGCGCAAGGGCCATGTCGTCGCGATGACCGGCGACGGAGTCAACGACGCGCCGGCCATCAAGGCAGCCGACATAGGAATCGCAATGGGCATCACGGGCACTGACGTGACCAAGGAGGCGTCGGCGCTCATTCTGGGCGATGACAATTTCTCCACGATCGTCGCGGCGATCGAGGAAGGGCGGAGTATTTACGAGAATATCCGCAAATTCATCCGGTACCTGCTCGCTTCGAATGTCGGGGAGATCCTGACCATGTTCTTCGCCATGTTGATCGGCCTTCCGCTGCCGCTGGTGCCGATCCAGATTCTATGGGTCAACCTTGTAACAGACGGCCTTCCCGCCATGGCGCTCGGGGTGGATCAGCCCGAGAAGGATCTTATGGAGCACAAACCCCGCGGCGCGAAAGAGAACATCTTCGCCCGCCGGCTCGGCTGGAAGATCGTCAGCCGCGGTCTATTGATCGGCCTGTGCACATTGGCAGCCTTCTGGCTGACGCTGCGCAGCGCGCCGAACGATCCGGCCCAACTCGTCCAGGCGCAGTCGGTTGCCTTCGCCACGCTGGTTATGGCCCAGCTGATCCATGTGTTCGACTGCCGGAGCTCCCGCTCCGTCTTCCACCGGAATCCGTTCCAGAACCGCGCCCTGGTGCTTGCCGTCCTGTCATCGGTCCTCCTGATGCTAGCCGTCATGTATATTCCGGCCTTGCAGCCTGTCTTCAAAACAGTACCGCTTGGGTTCCGGGACTGGGCGCTGACAATTGTCGCGGCCGGCATCCCGACCTTCGTAATGGGGGCCGGCAGCGTCTGGGGAGGCAAGCGGAGCCGCAAGCGCACCCGAAGCGGAGGAAGCGGCGGCGGATCGTCCATGCTGAAAAGTACAAAAATTTCGGCATAG
- the dapF gene encoding diaminopimelate epimerase, whose product MEFTKMHGLGNDFIVVFGEQKLPDNAAELAIKLCNRFFGIGADGLVYILPSDRGDFMMRIINSDGSEAEQCGNAIRCVAKYVYDHGHVNSEEIVIVTIGAGEQKVKLKVKDGAVETVTVDMGEPVLNGPQIPVNVDAEPVVGQQIETDGREFTYTAVSMGNPHCVIYVDDAVSFDLLTWGPKLEVHSLFPRKVNVEFATVKDRGRIDMRVWERGAGPTLACGTGACATLVSSVLNGATDRAAWVSLKGGDLFIEWNEDDNHVYMTGPAEAVYTGTVEV is encoded by the coding sequence ATGGAATTTACCAAGATGCACGGACTCGGCAACGATTTTATCGTCGTCTTCGGCGAGCAGAAGCTGCCGGACAATGCGGCCGAGCTTGCCATTAAACTCTGCAACCGGTTCTTCGGCATTGGAGCCGACGGACTTGTCTATATTCTCCCGTCGGACCGCGGCGATTTCATGATGCGGATCATCAACTCGGATGGCTCCGAAGCAGAGCAGTGCGGCAACGCCATCCGCTGCGTAGCTAAATACGTCTATGATCACGGACATGTAAATTCGGAGGAGATCGTCATTGTCACGATCGGAGCCGGAGAGCAGAAAGTGAAGCTGAAGGTCAAGGACGGAGCCGTTGAGACGGTCACCGTGGACATGGGCGAGCCCGTGCTGAACGGACCTCAAATTCCCGTTAATGTCGATGCCGAGCCTGTCGTAGGCCAGCAGATCGAAACTGACGGCCGCGAATTCACTTATACGGCCGTGTCGATGGGCAATCCGCACTGCGTCATTTATGTGGATGACGCCGTGTCCTTCGACCTGTTGACATGGGGGCCGAAGCTTGAAGTTCATTCGCTGTTTCCCCGCAAGGTGAACGTAGAATTCGCCACGGTCAAGGATCGCGGCCGGATCGATATGCGGGTATGGGAGCGGGGAGCGGGACCGACGCTGGCCTGCGGAACCGGCGCCTGCGCAACGCTCGTCTCCTCCGTGCTGAACGGAGCGACCGACCGGGCCGCATGGGTGAGTCTGAAAGGCGGCGACCTCTTCATTGAATGGAATGAGGATGACAATCATGTGTATATGACCGGACCGGCAGAGGCGGTATACACCGGAACGGTCGAAGTTTAA
- a CDS encoding bifunctional homocysteine S-methyltransferase/methylenetetrahydrofolate reductase, with protein sequence MKPDLRTAWGAKVLVGDGAMGTFLYQKGFPVGISYEELNLTSPEVIEEVHRSYIEAGAQLLESNTYSANYDKLSKFGLESKVEEINRAGIRIARQAAGANGYVVGAVGSIRAGKRASLSASELKRYFSQQIGALLEEQADGIMLETFYDLEEMHLALRTVRKLSTDIPVICQFAVDETAMTMDGLTLPEAFRILEEDGADVIGFNCRTGPFGIKRALRTLQDSLSLPVSVFPNAGLADYVDGHYKYGASPEYFGQMAESFADMGCRIIGGCCGTTPQHIAEISEALKEYSPKPLPERKERSTVNVRIQESLAEHDGDGGQEPTLVDLVKERHTVIVELDPPRDLDITKFMAGADALRRAGADALTLADNSLAVTRMSNMALGSLVQQKTGLRPLVHIACRDRNLIGTQSHLMGFDALGIDHVLAVTGDPARFGDLPGSSSVYDLTSFEIIRMIKQLNDGVAFSGKPLKHKAKFVIGTAFNPNVKHLGKAVERLEKKLAFGADYIMTQPVYDKALIHTIADATAHLNVPIFLGIMPLASGRNAEYLHNEVPGIQLSDEVRLRMSGLEGEAGRAEGVAIAKELLDAAMERFNGIYLMTPFMFYGMSVQLLEHVWAKTGRQLSPLFR encoded by the coding sequence GTGAAGCCGGATTTACGGACCGCCTGGGGCGCCAAAGTGCTGGTCGGCGATGGAGCGATGGGGACCTTTTTATATCAGAAGGGATTTCCGGTCGGAATATCATATGAAGAGTTGAATTTAACCTCGCCGGAGGTTATTGAAGAGGTGCACCGCAGCTATATCGAAGCGGGTGCGCAGCTGCTGGAGAGCAACACTTACTCGGCGAACTACGATAAACTGTCCAAGTTCGGTCTGGAATCTAAGGTAGAAGAGATTAACCGGGCAGGAATCCGGATTGCCCGTCAGGCGGCGGGGGCGAACGGCTATGTCGTCGGTGCCGTCGGCTCGATCCGGGCTGGCAAGCGGGCCAGTCTGTCCGCCTCGGAACTAAAACGCTATTTTAGCCAGCAGATCGGCGCTTTGCTTGAAGAGCAGGCAGACGGCATCATGCTGGAGACTTTCTACGATCTGGAGGAAATGCATCTGGCGCTGCGGACCGTACGCAAGCTGAGCACGGATATCCCGGTAATCTGCCAGTTCGCTGTTGACGAAACGGCAATGACGATGGACGGCTTGACGCTGCCTGAAGCGTTCCGGATTCTGGAGGAGGACGGCGCTGACGTTATCGGCTTCAACTGCCGGACAGGCCCATTCGGCATCAAGCGGGCGCTTCGCACGCTGCAGGACAGTCTGTCGCTTCCGGTCTCCGTATTTCCAAATGCAGGTTTGGCGGACTATGTGGACGGCCATTATAAATATGGAGCGTCTCCCGAATATTTCGGTCAGATGGCCGAGAGCTTCGCCGATATGGGCTGCCGGATCATCGGAGGCTGCTGCGGTACGACTCCCCAGCATATCGCCGAAATATCGGAAGCGCTGAAGGAATATTCACCGAAGCCGCTGCCGGAGCGCAAAGAGCGGAGCACGGTCAATGTCCGTATTCAGGAGAGCCTGGCCGAGCATGACGGGGACGGAGGACAGGAGCCAACGCTTGTCGATCTCGTCAAGGAACGCCATACGGTCATTGTCGAGCTTGATCCGCCGCGGGATCTCGATATCACGAAGTTTATGGCGGGCGCCGATGCGCTGCGCCGCGCTGGTGCCGATGCGCTGACGCTGGCGGACAACTCGCTGGCCGTAACGCGCATGAGCAATATGGCGCTCGGTTCGCTCGTGCAGCAGAAGACGGGCCTTCGGCCGCTGGTCCACATCGCCTGCCGCGACCGCAATCTGATCGGCACCCAGTCCCATCTGATGGGCTTTGATGCGCTGGGCATCGACCATGTCCTGGCGGTGACAGGTGACCCGGCGAGGTTCGGGGATTTGCCGGGCTCAAGCTCCGTGTACGATCTGACCTCCTTTGAAATCATCCGGATGATCAAGCAGTTGAACGACGGGGTCGCTTTTTCAGGCAAGCCGTTGAAGCATAAGGCCAAATTCGTAATCGGCACTGCGTTCAACCCCAACGTGAAGCATTTGGGCAAGGCGGTGGAGCGTCTCGAGAAGAAGCTGGCCTTCGGCGCCGATTATATTATGACCCAGCCGGTCTACGACAAGGCGCTTATCCATACGATAGCCGACGCGACAGCGCATCTTAACGTTCCGATCTTCCTCGGAATCATGCCGCTTGCAAGCGGCCGGAACGCCGAATACCTGCATAACGAAGTGCCGGGTATTCAATTGTCCGACGAGGTGCGTCTGCGGATGAGCGGGCTTGAAGGCGAAGCCGGCAGAGCCGAGGGTGTAGCGATTGCCAAAGAGCTGCTTGATGCGGCGATGGAACGATTCAACGGGATTTATCTGATGACGCCGTTCATGTTCTACGGAATGAGCGTGCAGCTGCTTGAACATGTGTGGGCCAAGACCGGACGCCAATTATCCCCCTTGTTTCGCTAG
- a CDS encoding YicC/YloC family endoribonuclease yields MSFSMTGYGQSSRPYGGGEIRFEVKTVNHRYTEISLRVPREWTYFEDSLRKKVQEYVRRGRVDVAIIRELPEESGGPVLNRRTVRAYLDAAEILAKEFDISGELDLHGILSLPGVMDHQGEPPVEPMSSEELEKLLTGGLEESLRALSEMRAREGIYLAGDITGKVEALEKLQQEMKGLAPALVTEYLDKLRQRLEHLRDGSFPFDDYKFGMEVAIFAERSNIDEELTRLQSHFEQCRALLLSDEPMGRKLDFLIQEMNRETNTIGSKCSHLAIGTRVLEMKALLEKIREQAANLE; encoded by the coding sequence ATGTCATTTAGCATGACCGGATACGGCCAATCGTCCAGGCCATACGGCGGCGGCGAGATCAGGTTTGAGGTGAAGACAGTGAATCACCGGTATACTGAAATCTCCCTCCGGGTGCCGCGGGAATGGACGTATTTCGAAGACTCGCTGCGCAAGAAAGTTCAGGAATATGTAAGACGCGGACGGGTGGACGTCGCCATTATCAGGGAGCTGCCCGAAGAATCGGGGGGACCGGTGCTCAACCGGCGCACCGTCAGGGCGTATCTGGATGCGGCGGAGATCCTCGCGAAGGAATTTGACATCAGCGGCGAGCTGGATTTGCACGGCATCCTGTCTCTTCCCGGCGTGATGGATCATCAGGGTGAGCCGCCGGTTGAGCCGATGAGCAGCGAAGAGCTGGAGAAGCTGCTGACAGGAGGGCTTGAAGAGAGTCTGCGGGCTCTTAGCGAAATGCGCGCCCGGGAGGGAATCTACCTCGCTGGTGATATTACCGGCAAAGTGGAGGCGCTCGAGAAGCTGCAGCAGGAGATGAAAGGCCTCGCTCCTGCCTTGGTGACCGAGTACCTGGACAAGCTCCGTCAGCGTCTGGAACATCTTCGTGACGGCTCGTTCCCTTTCGACGATTACAAATTCGGAATGGAAGTGGCCATTTTTGCGGAACGCTCCAATATTGATGAAGAATTGACCCGTCTGCAGAGCCATTTTGAGCAGTGCCGGGCCCTTTTGCTGAGCGACGAGCCGATGGGACGGAAACTGGATTTTCTCATTCAGGAGATGAACCGGGAGACGAACACAATCGGCTCCAAATGCAGTCATTTGGCAATTGGGACCCGTGTGCTGGAGATGAAGGCGCTGCTCGAGAAAATTCGCGAGCAGGCTGCGAATCTTGAATAG